From a region of the Paenibacillus lutimineralis genome:
- a CDS encoding response regulator yields the protein MYNVLLVDDEPIVKIALRTMIAWEALGFPICGTASDGAEALALIEKLHPDIIITDLKMPNMDGLQLIRELNNLNYPGKVIVASNFGDYELVREALLLGAVDYMLKISIKTDDLIAQLHKTAKLLEEQQQTLQEQDMRQMMQNSLKSVKNSILKDYFHDTDYELEHFVQDKQIKLNLTDTPCYLFYITFDLDKSAGHNEKSDISLAFIENTILDLIDDASDVELFQVGMDGIAAMISRKQLEKNQGNPVSFINKIRKLIQMYISVEPLIVYSREIKGYVEARKAYWACKDALNVIFYEHSSVIYEQDIRFVQELEHANYVDYSNSLLRHWQELGRGTIPAMLEDFIRLCKQSGIHPTAVKAFMLKCLEYIPLCEDKVRIDHEEEYERHKKALLQCKDTASLLNTAALAFEHLSLVNDASDAPALKKVVLDVMDYVEAHYQDKITLEMISTYVNFSENYLCRVFKEQVGMSPISYINTVKMNKAAALIAGGHTYMKEVAALVGISDQFYFNRLFKKQFGVSPSKYTGQNKQAR from the coding sequence ATGTATAATGTACTGCTGGTTGATGACGAACCTATCGTAAAAATCGCGCTGAGAACGATGATTGCCTGGGAAGCGTTAGGCTTCCCGATCTGTGGAACCGCTTCAGACGGAGCAGAGGCGTTAGCATTAATTGAGAAATTACACCCTGATATCATCATTACTGATCTGAAAATGCCGAATATGGACGGTCTGCAATTAATCCGAGAATTGAACAACCTGAACTATCCCGGCAAGGTGATCGTCGCCAGCAACTTTGGCGATTACGAGCTTGTGCGCGAAGCACTGCTTCTAGGTGCCGTCGACTATATGCTCAAGATCAGTATCAAGACCGATGATCTCATTGCCCAGCTTCACAAGACGGCCAAGCTGCTCGAGGAACAGCAGCAAACCCTGCAGGAGCAGGATATGAGACAAATGATGCAGAACAGTCTCAAAAGTGTGAAGAATTCTATTTTGAAGGACTATTTTCATGACACAGACTATGAGCTGGAGCATTTCGTACAGGACAAGCAAATCAAGCTGAATTTGACGGATACCCCGTGCTATCTGTTCTATATTACGTTCGACCTGGACAAATCCGCGGGCCATAATGAGAAATCCGACATTTCCCTAGCCTTCATTGAGAATACGATTCTAGACCTCATTGATGACGCCAGCGACGTCGAACTATTTCAGGTTGGCATGGATGGCATTGCAGCCATGATATCCAGGAAGCAGCTGGAGAAGAACCAAGGCAATCCGGTAAGCTTCATCAATAAAATACGGAAATTAATCCAGATGTACATCTCTGTGGAACCGCTTATCGTCTATTCCCGTGAGATCAAAGGGTATGTGGAGGCGAGGAAGGCATATTGGGCCTGCAAGGATGCCTTGAATGTGATCTTCTATGAGCATTCCTCCGTAATCTACGAGCAGGATATCAGATTTGTACAGGAACTAGAGCATGCTAATTACGTGGACTATTCCAACTCACTTTTGCGCCACTGGCAAGAGCTGGGCCGAGGGACCATTCCAGCTATGCTGGAGGATTTTATCAGGCTATGCAAACAGAGCGGCATCCACCCTACCGCCGTCAAAGCCTTTATGCTGAAATGCCTCGAGTATATTCCATTATGTGAGGACAAAGTACGAATCGATCATGAAGAGGAATATGAGCGTCATAAGAAAGCACTGCTGCAATGCAAAGATACAGCTTCCTTATTGAATACGGCGGCATTGGCCTTCGAGCATCTCAGTCTGGTGAATGACGCTTCCGATGCGCCTGCCCTGAAGAAGGTCGTGCTGGATGTTATGGATTATGTCGAAGCCCATTACCAGGACAAGATCACGCTGGAAATGATCTCAACATACGTGAATTTCAGTGAGAACTACCTATGTCGTGTCTTCAAAGAACAGGTCGGTATGAGCCCGATCAGTTATATTAATACTGTGAAAATGAATAAGGCCGCCGCTTTGATTGCAGGTGGACATACTTATATGAAGGAAGTAGCTGCCCTCGTTGGCATCAGCGACCAATTCTACTTCAACCGACTATTTAAGAAGCAGTTCGGCGTTTCTCCTTCGAAATATACTGGCCAGAATAAGCAAGCGAGGTAG
- a CDS encoding methionine ABC transporter permease, with protein sequence MWGLDFSKIDWSEMGTASVDTLQMMLYSTLFTLVIGLPLGVLLYVSSRSNSTVLQWVYRVMSFIVNIIRSVPFIILIVALIPLTRAIVGVSSGVQGTIPPLVIAAAPFFARLVETALREVDRGVIEASQAMGATPFQVIRKVLLPESLPGLLAGITITIVTLVSYTAMSGMIGGGGLGDLAIRYGYYRYEKEVMIVSVIFMVILVQVLQMLGDRLVIYFTRK encoded by the coding sequence ATGTGGGGTCTTGATTTCTCGAAGATTGATTGGTCGGAGATGGGAACGGCTTCGGTGGATACGCTGCAGATGATGCTATATTCAACCTTGTTTACGCTAGTTATTGGCTTACCGCTGGGGGTACTGTTATATGTTTCCTCGCGTTCCAATTCCACGGTATTGCAATGGGTATACAGAGTCATGTCATTTATCGTTAACATTATCCGTTCGGTACCGTTCATCATTCTGATCGTTGCTCTAATCCCGCTAACCCGTGCCATTGTCGGAGTCTCCTCCGGTGTGCAAGGGACGATTCCTCCGCTCGTGATCGCTGCTGCTCCGTTCTTCGCTCGTCTCGTTGAGACGGCACTGCGCGAAGTGGATCGCGGTGTGATCGAAGCTTCGCAGGCGATGGGGGCGACCCCGTTCCAGGTTATCCGCAAGGTGCTGTTGCCGGAATCATTGCCTGGGCTGCTCGCAGGGATCACGATCACGATAGTCACCCTCGTCTCTTATACCGCGATGTCAGGAATGATTGGCGGTGGTGGCCTGGGGGATCTGGCTATCAGGTATGGTTACTACCGTTATGAGAAGGAAGTTATGATTGTTTCGGTTATTTTCATGGTTATTTTGGTACAGGTGCTGCAAATGCTGGGCGACCGGCTGGTCATTTATTTTACGAGGAAATAA
- a CDS encoding carbohydrate ABC transporter substrate-binding protein: MKKKVSLLVIVAISLFCIIYISNHIIIGRGAERPADEAVLNGDQNNAARKFKNKELSIAVFMGGYGPEYWKEIVSKFEAAYPGVKVDMTISPRIGDVVRPQLVAGNPPDLLAVADTEQSGLITSLVKEKGLLDLTDVFESKALDKDMKLKDMVLPGMLESTRFSPYQDGKIYMAPFNAGPMGLIYNKNLFREKGWKLPETWDEFFELGKELEKEENYLTDANGHKIKRALFTYQGIYPDYLEEIMYPSLANAVGIDQLKKIFSYEPGSFKTDEVKKVLDTFAKIGIEGYLMDGTVNLNHTQSQTDMMQGKAIFIVNGNWMENEMKDSPREEGFEFGMIPVPVFQKEDERYILSSYEQFSIPLRAKNPELAKEFLKFLYTDESVKLFAQKSNGAFALKGAQELSKPYLTPGVYEMFSAYEGATTIFQDWKALPKGSKIDIKNVLFRQSMTPIMTGKMTTEQWMERVEHVFAQIQAEMRTPAK, translated from the coding sequence ATGAAGAAAAAAGTCAGCCTATTAGTAATTGTAGCGATAAGTCTCTTCTGTATTATTTATATAAGCAACCACATCATCATTGGTCGTGGGGCGGAGCGGCCTGCGGATGAAGCTGTCTTGAATGGCGATCAGAACAATGCCGCCAGAAAGTTCAAAAATAAGGAATTAAGCATTGCGGTATTCATGGGGGGATATGGCCCCGAATATTGGAAGGAGATCGTCAGCAAATTTGAGGCAGCCTATCCCGGGGTCAAGGTCGATATGACGATTAGTCCGAGAATTGGCGATGTTGTCCGGCCTCAGCTCGTTGCGGGCAATCCGCCGGATCTGTTGGCTGTGGCCGATACAGAGCAGAGTGGATTAATTACTTCACTAGTGAAAGAGAAGGGCCTGCTCGATCTTACGGATGTGTTCGAGAGCAAGGCACTTGATAAAGATATGAAGCTGAAGGACATGGTTCTGCCTGGCATGCTGGAGAGTACAAGGTTCTCGCCTTATCAGGATGGCAAAATATATATGGCTCCGTTTAATGCAGGGCCTATGGGTCTTATCTACAATAAGAATCTGTTCCGGGAGAAGGGCTGGAAGCTACCGGAAACCTGGGACGAGTTCTTCGAGCTCGGGAAGGAATTGGAGAAAGAGGAGAACTATCTGACCGATGCGAATGGCCATAAGATTAAGAGGGCTCTATTTACTTATCAGGGGATTTATCCAGATTATCTGGAGGAGATCATGTATCCTTCTCTAGCGAATGCGGTGGGAATCGATCAATTGAAGAAGATTTTCTCCTATGAGCCGGGTTCGTTCAAGACGGATGAGGTGAAGAAGGTACTAGATACCTTCGCAAAGATTGGCATCGAAGGTTATTTAATGGATGGCACGGTGAATTTGAACCATACCCAATCCCAGACCGATATGATGCAGGGCAAGGCTATTTTTATCGTCAATGGGAACTGGATGGAGAATGAAATGAAGGATTCGCCGCGGGAAGAGGGCTTTGAATTCGGTATGATTCCAGTGCCGGTCTTCCAAAAGGAGGACGAGCGCTATATTCTGTCTAGCTATGAGCAATTCTCGATCCCCCTCCGGGCCAAAAATCCGGAGCTGGCCAAAGAGTTTCTCAAGTTCCTGTACACCGATGAATCGGTCAAATTGTTTGCGCAGAAATCCAATGGCGCCTTTGCTCTGAAGGGGGCCCAGGAGCTCTCGAAGCCCTACCTAACGCCAGGCGTGTACGAGATGTTCAGCGCCTATGAAGGTGCAACGACGATCTTTCAAGATTGGAAGGCGCTGCCGAAGGGATCGAAGATCGATATTAAGAATGTTCTATTCAGACAGTCCATGACTCCGATTATGACGGGGAAGATGACGACTGAACAATGGATGGAGCGGGTGGAGCATGTCTTCGCACAGATTCAGGCCGAGATGCGCACACCCGCAAAATAA
- the gnpA gene encoding 1,3-beta-galactosyl-N-acetylhexosamine phosphorylase — MANRQGRVTIPTDLDVISQTHEIMKRWGADAIRDCDGTDFPSELSEIGAKVYSTYYTTRKDNEWALANPDEIQQMYLMTPFHTASSAELSIPLMKGLYPDMLKVNDRDDITRWWEVMDRTSGEVVPTAQWSYDPATESVTIEAVPYHDYTVSFLAYIMWDPVHMYNSVVNDWKDVEHQVTFDVRQPKTHKFTMERIRKFIEEHPYVNVIRFTTFFHQFTLIFDELAREKYVDWYGYSASVSPYILEQFEQEVGYTFRPEFIIDQGYFNNMYRIPSKEFRDFQAFQRREVAKLAKEMVDIVHECGKEAMMFLGDHWIGTEPFMEEFASIGLDAVVGSVGNGSTLRLISDIPGVKYTEGRFLPYFFPDTFHEGGDPVREAKVNWVTARRAILRKPIDRIGYGGYLKLALDFPEFVDYVESVCDEFRTLYDNVQGTTPYCVKTVAVLNCWGKMRAWGNHMVHHALYYKPNYSYAGIIETLSGAPFDVRFISFEDIKQNPSILGDIDVILNVGDGDTAYTGGDWWLDSDIAIAIKKFVHEGGGFIGVGEPAAHQANGRYFQLTNILGVEQERGFTLGYDKYNWTEHDHFITTDCKIDDQGHKLIDFGEGKKNVFALEGTTVLRHIDKEVQLAINEFGRGRGVYISGLPYSFENSRLLYRAILWSAHGEDELHCWFSDNYNVEVHAYVKNGKYCVVNNTYEPQQTTVYRGDGSSFELQLDANEIKWYEI; from the coding sequence ATGGCTAACAGACAAGGCCGTGTCACGATTCCAACAGATCTGGACGTCATCTCACAAACCCATGAAATTATGAAGCGCTGGGGCGCCGATGCTATACGGGACTGCGACGGCACCGACTTCCCGTCTGAGCTCAGCGAGATTGGGGCCAAAGTCTATTCTACTTACTATACGACCCGAAAAGATAATGAATGGGCGCTGGCGAATCCGGATGAGATCCAGCAAATGTACTTAATGACCCCATTCCATACGGCCTCAAGCGCAGAGCTGTCTATTCCGCTGATGAAGGGCCTCTATCCAGATATGCTCAAGGTGAATGATCGTGATGATATTACACGCTGGTGGGAAGTTATGGATCGTACAAGTGGCGAAGTCGTGCCGACCGCACAGTGGAGCTATGATCCAGCAACGGAGAGCGTGACGATTGAGGCCGTACCGTACCATGACTATACAGTAAGCTTCCTCGCATATATCATGTGGGATCCGGTTCACATGTACAATTCCGTCGTTAATGACTGGAAAGACGTAGAGCATCAAGTCACTTTCGATGTCAGACAGCCCAAGACGCATAAATTTACGATGGAGCGGATTCGCAAATTTATAGAGGAGCATCCTTATGTCAATGTGATCCGATTCACAACATTCTTCCATCAATTTACGCTTATCTTCGATGAGCTGGCTCGAGAGAAATATGTGGATTGGTACGGCTATTCCGCTTCGGTCAGCCCCTATATTCTTGAGCAATTCGAGCAGGAAGTCGGCTATACATTCCGGCCCGAATTTATCATCGATCAAGGTTATTTCAACAATATGTACCGGATTCCCTCCAAGGAGTTCCGTGATTTCCAGGCCTTCCAGCGGCGTGAAGTTGCCAAACTGGCCAAGGAGATGGTCGATATTGTCCATGAATGCGGTAAGGAAGCGATGATGTTCCTCGGCGATCATTGGATCGGCACTGAGCCGTTCATGGAGGAATTCGCCTCGATTGGGTTGGATGCGGTTGTTGGCAGTGTGGGCAACGGCTCGACCCTGCGCCTAATTAGCGATATTCCCGGTGTAAAATATACAGAAGGACGGTTCCTACCCTACTTCTTCCCGGACACCTTCCATGAAGGTGGAGACCCGGTACGAGAAGCCAAAGTGAACTGGGTAACGGCCCGCCGCGCCATTCTACGCAAACCAATCGACCGGATCGGCTATGGCGGTTATCTGAAGCTAGCGCTCGATTTTCCTGAATTCGTTGATTATGTGGAGAGCGTCTGCGATGAATTCCGGACGTTGTATGACAATGTTCAAGGAACAACGCCTTATTGCGTGAAGACGGTAGCTGTACTCAATTGCTGGGGCAAGATGAGAGCCTGGGGCAATCATATGGTTCACCATGCCCTCTACTACAAGCCTAACTACAGCTATGCCGGCATTATTGAGACGCTCTCCGGTGCTCCATTTGACGTGAGATTCATCAGCTTCGAAGATATCAAGCAAAACCCGTCCATCTTAGGGGATATCGATGTTATTCTCAATGTTGGAGATGGCGATACCGCTTATACAGGCGGCGACTGGTGGCTAGACTCGGACATCGCTATCGCTATTAAGAAATTCGTGCATGAAGGCGGCGGCTTCATCGGCGTTGGTGAGCCTGCAGCTCACCAGGCCAATGGGCGCTACTTCCAGCTGACCAATATTCTTGGTGTAGAGCAGGAACGAGGCTTCACACTGGGCTATGATAAATATAATTGGACCGAGCATGATCATTTCATTACCACCGATTGCAAAATCGATGACCAAGGACATAAGCTGATCGATTTTGGCGAGGGCAAGAAAAATGTGTTCGCCCTTGAAGGAACGACCGTACTGCGCCATATTGACAAAGAAGTGCAGCTTGCCATAAATGAGTTTGGCCGGGGACGTGGAGTATACATCAGCGGCCTTCCTTACAGCTTCGAGAACAGCCGGCTGCTGTATCGCGCCATTCTGTGGAGCGCCCATGGCGAGGATGAGCTGCATTGCTGGTTCAGCGATAACTACAATGTCGAAGTTCATGCTTATGTGAAGAACGGCAAATACTGCGTAGTTAATAACACCTATGAGCCGCAGCAGACCACCGTCTATCGTGGAGATGGTTCCAGCTTCGAGCTCCAGCTGGATGCGAACGAGATTAAGTGGTACGAGATTTAA
- a CDS encoding DUF6903 family protein, translating into MNDSPRTMLRYLLMLIVFIIAMTLVITGQKSIGPAGLSTMLIGLGLLVGLLWFYNRQYK; encoded by the coding sequence ATGAACGATTCTCCGAGAACGATGCTACGTTATTTACTCATGCTGATCGTTTTTATTATCGCCATGACCCTGGTCATCACCGGCCAGAAGAGTATTGGTCCCGCCGGGCTAAGTACGATGCTAATCGGGCTTGGCCTGCTGGTTGGCCTGCTGTGGTTCTATAATCGACAATATAAATAG
- a CDS encoding MetQ/NlpA family ABC transporter substrate-binding protein yields MKKWSLTLLTLVLVLVVSACGSNGDKGANNTAGNSSAAGSENTQTDKPVKLVVGATSPHADILKHIAPALKEEGIELEVKEFSDYVQPNVQVFEKQLDANYFQHQPYLDEQNKQNNFDLVSVVGVHVEPFGAYSKKIKSKDEIADGATIAIPNDATNGGRALLLLEKQGLVKLNPDAGVTATSKDITENPKNLKFKEVDAAMLPRQLDEVDLALINTNYALKADLNPMTDALFIEDKDSPYTNILVSRPDNKDSDAIQKLAKALTSDDTKKFIEDTYKGALVPVF; encoded by the coding sequence ATGAAGAAGTGGAGTCTTACCCTGTTAACGCTTGTGTTGGTGTTGGTGGTATCTGCTTGCGGAAGCAACGGAGACAAGGGAGCGAATAATACGGCGGGCAATAGCAGTGCTGCCGGAAGCGAGAATACGCAGACTGATAAGCCTGTGAAGCTGGTTGTTGGGGCGACTTCGCCTCATGCGGACATTCTTAAGCATATTGCTCCAGCGCTGAAGGAAGAAGGCATTGAGCTTGAAGTCAAGGAATTCTCTGACTATGTACAGCCGAACGTGCAAGTATTCGAGAAGCAGTTGGATGCGAACTACTTCCAACATCAGCCTTATCTTGACGAACAGAACAAACAGAACAACTTCGACCTGGTATCTGTCGTAGGTGTGCATGTTGAACCATTTGGTGCATATTCGAAGAAAATTAAGTCCAAGGATGAAATTGCAGACGGTGCTACGATTGCAATTCCTAATGATGCAACAAACGGCGGACGCGCGCTGCTCTTGCTCGAGAAGCAAGGTCTGGTCAAGCTGAACCCGGATGCTGGAGTTACAGCTACTTCCAAAGATATTACAGAAAATCCGAAGAACCTGAAGTTCAAAGAGGTGGATGCAGCAATGCTGCCACGTCAATTGGATGAGGTTGACCTGGCTCTGATCAATACGAACTATGCGCTTAAGGCTGATCTAAATCCAATGACTGACGCTCTGTTCATCGAGGACAAAGATTCTCCTTATACGAACATTCTCGTTTCCCGTCCAGACAATAAGGATTCCGATGCAATCCAGAAGCTGGCCAAGGCGCTGACTTCCGATGATACTAAGAAATTTATCGAGGATACGTATAAAGGTGCACTCGTACCTGTATTTTAA
- a CDS encoding carbohydrate ABC transporter substrate-binding protein, which yields MKKLLSLALAATLTLSLAACGGNNSSTSSNSGNEPASANSQTTGNEKRTLKVAALETAYGADVWHEIATAFEKVNPEVKVELTIDKSLEDVIGPGMKSGDFPDVIHLAVGQPKGLTETFVKDNNLTDLTDVLYMTVPGESATVGDKLIPGFTDTSITNPYGDSKTYLMPMFYSPCGLFFNAALFEQKGWDVPQTWDEMWALGDKAKAEGISLFAYPTTGYFDAFFYALLNEAGGPEFFTRAMNYTEGIWQTPEAAKAFDVVDKLAGYTEKTVPANGNKDNFVKNQQLILDNKALFMPNGTWVVGEMSKAPRADGFKWGFTALPALTDGGERYSYTFFEQVWVPAKAENADLAKQFIAYLYSDEAASTFAKVGAVQPIKGMSDKLDGDNKLFYSIYDSGAKAAMGAFATTDPVEGVSISDTVFGTVDSLVTKSKTKDQWVEAITKASDALRGALKK from the coding sequence ATGAAAAAGCTTCTTAGCCTCGCGCTCGCAGCAACTCTTACATTAAGCCTGGCTGCATGTGGCGGCAACAACAGCAGCACAAGCTCCAATTCAGGGAATGAGCCGGCTTCGGCCAACTCTCAAACAACCGGCAACGAGAAGCGTACTTTAAAAGTAGCCGCTTTGGAAACCGCTTACGGTGCGGATGTATGGCATGAAATTGCCACCGCTTTCGAGAAGGTCAATCCGGAAGTCAAGGTTGAACTGACCATCGACAAGAGTCTTGAAGACGTGATTGGACCGGGAATGAAATCCGGTGATTTCCCTGACGTCATCCATCTGGCGGTAGGGCAGCCTAAGGGCCTGACAGAAACCTTCGTGAAGGATAATAACCTTACCGATCTTACAGATGTACTCTACATGACGGTCCCAGGTGAAAGCGCTACCGTTGGCGACAAGCTGATTCCAGGCTTTACTGACACGTCCATCACCAACCCGTATGGAGACAGCAAGACCTATCTGATGCCTATGTTCTATAGCCCATGTGGGCTGTTCTTTAACGCAGCGTTATTCGAACAGAAAGGCTGGGATGTACCGCAAACCTGGGATGAGATGTGGGCGCTGGGCGATAAAGCAAAAGCTGAAGGCATCTCTCTATTCGCCTATCCGACGACTGGATACTTCGACGCCTTCTTCTACGCTTTGTTGAATGAAGCCGGCGGACCAGAATTCTTCACAAGAGCGATGAATTACACAGAAGGAATCTGGCAGACACCAGAAGCTGCTAAAGCATTCGACGTGGTTGATAAGCTGGCCGGCTACACAGAAAAGACCGTACCTGCCAATGGCAACAAAGATAATTTCGTAAAAAATCAACAGCTGATCCTCGATAACAAAGCGCTGTTCATGCCGAACGGTACCTGGGTAGTCGGTGAGATGAGCAAGGCGCCTCGTGCCGATGGCTTCAAATGGGGCTTCACGGCATTGCCTGCCTTGACCGACGGCGGAGAACGCTATTCCTATACGTTCTTTGAGCAGGTCTGGGTTCCAGCCAAAGCAGAGAATGCGGATTTGGCTAAGCAGTTCATTGCCTATCTGTATTCCGATGAAGCAGCTTCCACCTTTGCGAAGGTTGGTGCAGTTCAGCCGATTAAGGGAATGTCCGACAAACTGGACGGCGATAACAAATTGTTCTACAGCATTTATGATTCCGGCGCCAAGGCGGCCATGGGCGCATTTGCAACTACCGACCCGGTTGAGGGCGTAAGCATCTCGGACACCGTATTCGGTACTGTAGATTCGTTGGTAACAAAGTCCAAGACGAAGGATCAATGGGTTGAAGCCATTACAAAAGCGAGCGATGCTCTGCGCGGCGCATTGAAGAAATAG
- a CDS encoding carbohydrate ABC transporter permease: MNPEHQHSSNKLYKFFIYLLLIALAVVIIVPVGWAFLASIKQDVEFYGSPWALPEGFHLQNFADAWQKAKMGSYMLNSVVTTAIALVLLLVIALPAAYVLARYKFRSSSFWNMLFMAGLFININYIVVPIFLMLNNGDKSLRSLLGQPFLLNNLFILALVYAAMALPFTIYLLSGYFKTLPKEYEEAASVDGAGYFRTMVQVIMPMAKPSIVTVILFNFLSFWNEYIISMTLLTKPGLRTLPVGLMNLMAAQKSAVQYGQMYAGLVLVMLPTLILYMLVQKKLTQGMTMGGLKG; encoded by the coding sequence ATGAATCCAGAACATCAGCATAGCAGCAATAAATTGTATAAATTCTTCATTTACCTTCTGCTGATTGCCCTTGCGGTCGTCATCATCGTCCCTGTCGGCTGGGCCTTCCTCGCTTCGATCAAGCAGGACGTTGAATTCTATGGCAGCCCTTGGGCTCTCCCGGAAGGATTCCATCTTCAGAACTTTGCGGATGCCTGGCAGAAGGCGAAGATGGGCAGCTACATGCTCAACTCCGTGGTTACGACAGCGATTGCCCTTGTTTTGCTGCTCGTCATAGCCTTGCCGGCAGCCTATGTGCTGGCAAGATACAAGTTCAGAAGCAGCAGCTTCTGGAACATGCTATTTATGGCTGGTTTATTTATCAACATTAACTATATCGTCGTTCCGATCTTTTTGATGCTCAACAATGGGGATAAATCGCTGCGCAGCCTTCTCGGGCAGCCCTTCCTCCTCAACAATCTGTTCATTCTGGCGCTCGTCTATGCCGCAATGGCTCTGCCCTTTACGATCTACCTGCTATCGGGGTATTTCAAGACATTACCTAAGGAATATGAAGAAGCTGCTTCCGTGGATGGTGCCGGTTATTTCCGTACGATGGTTCAGGTCATTATGCCAATGGCCAAGCCAAGCATTGTTACCGTCATTCTGTTCAACTTCCTCTCGTTCTGGAACGAGTATATTATCTCGATGACTTTGCTGACCAAACCGGGGCTAAGAACGCTGCCTGTAGGTTTGATGAACCTGATGGCCGCTCAGAAATCCGCCGTCCAATACGGCCAGATGTATGCGGGTCTGGTGCTGGTTATGCTGCCGACCCTGATCCTCTATATGCTTGTACAAAAAAAGCTCACCCAAGGCATGACTATGGGCGGGCTGAAAGGGTAA
- a CDS encoding carbohydrate ABC transporter permease, which yields MNNRKGRGRFIFFCLAPAVILFTIFLIIPTIDVFRMSLYKWGGYTDNKTFVGMQNFSKLFQSDKFYQSFQNSILLIVVVSIVTFAFALIFASMLSREKLKGQNFFRIIFYIPNILSIVVISAIFSAIYDPNSGLLNAFLNLFRSATSDPILWLGDQKIVIYSLSGAMVWQAIGYYMVMYMASMANIPESLYESADLEGAGRIHQFFSITIPLIWTNIRTTLTFFIISTINMSFLFVMAMTGGGPDGATEVFLSYMYKEAYTNSSYGYGMAIGVIVFLFSFALAAILNAVTKREHLEY from the coding sequence ATGAATAACAGAAAAGGACGCGGCCGGTTCATATTTTTCTGTCTTGCGCCTGCAGTCATTCTTTTTACCATCTTTCTGATTATTCCTACGATTGACGTTTTCCGCATGTCCCTATATAAATGGGGCGGCTATACAGATAATAAAACCTTTGTAGGAATGCAAAATTTCTCGAAGCTGTTCCAGAGCGATAAATTCTATCAATCGTTCCAGAACAGCATTCTGCTGATCGTCGTTGTGTCCATCGTGACCTTCGCCTTCGCTCTAATCTTTGCATCTATGCTGTCACGCGAGAAATTAAAAGGACAAAATTTCTTTCGGATCATCTTTTATATTCCAAACATTCTGTCCATCGTCGTCATCAGTGCTATTTTCTCAGCGATTTATGACCCGAACAGCGGACTGTTGAACGCATTCCTGAATTTGTTCCGCAGTGCCACCTCAGACCCGATTCTCTGGCTCGGTGATCAGAAGATCGTCATTTACAGCTTGAGCGGTGCCATGGTCTGGCAGGCCATCGGCTACTACATGGTTATGTATATGGCGAGTATGGCCAACATTCCCGAGAGCCTGTACGAATCTGCCGATCTCGAAGGGGCCGGTCGAATTCATCAATTTTTCAGCATCACCATTCCGCTGATCTGGACGAATATCCGAACGACGCTGACCTTTTTCATCATCAGTACGATCAACATGAGCTTCTTGTTCGTCATGGCGATGACGGGCGGCGGACCGGACGGTGCGACCGAAGTGTTCCTCAGCTATATGTACAAGGAAGCTTACACGAATTCCTCATATGGCTACGGTATGGCCATCGGCGTTATCGTATTTCTGTTCTCGTTCGCGCTTGCCGCTATACTGAATGCGGTCACCAAGCGAGAGCACTTGGAATATTAA